From Nitratidesulfovibrio vulgaris str. Hildenborough, a single genomic window includes:
- a CDS encoding class I SAM-dependent methyltransferase, translated as MFRLYEGLERLGPGSAASTARALALAGALPAGARILDIGCGTGAQTLDLLRQCDCHVTAVDMHQPFLDSLMARAEGAGLASRVRTLCADMNALELPDGAYDVLWSEGAIYHMGFDVGLTQWRRLLRPEGVLVVSEMSWFVDSPPQDALDFWREGYPQMRHENANAEAMERHGYELLGSFRLPVADWWDVYYADLTVRLEAFETLYGSTEEGRAIIDEQRREFDVMRRGGDSCGYVFYVARKHGQGVC; from the coding sequence ATGTTCAGGCTTTACGAGGGGCTCGAAAGGCTCGGCCCCGGAAGCGCTGCGTCCACCGCCCGTGCCCTTGCGCTGGCGGGCGCGTTGCCAGCAGGTGCCCGGATTCTGGATATCGGTTGCGGAACGGGCGCGCAGACGCTCGACCTGCTGCGCCAGTGCGACTGCCACGTCACCGCAGTGGACATGCATCAGCCGTTTCTGGATTCTCTTATGGCGAGGGCGGAAGGGGCAGGGCTGGCGTCGCGGGTGCGCACGCTTTGTGCCGACATGAACGCGCTGGAACTTCCCGACGGCGCATATGACGTGCTGTGGTCGGAGGGTGCCATCTACCACATGGGGTTCGATGTCGGGCTTACGCAGTGGCGCCGCCTGTTGCGGCCGGAAGGTGTTCTTGTCGTTTCCGAGATGTCGTGGTTTGTGGACAGCCCCCCACAAGACGCGCTGGACTTCTGGCGGGAGGGATACCCGCAGATGCGGCACGAGAATGCCAATGCCGAAGCCATGGAACGACACGGGTATGAACTTCTCGGTTCATTCCGGCTGCCGGTGGCGGACTGGTGGGACGTGTACTACGCTGACCTGACCGTAAGGCTTGAGGCGTTCGAGACACTGTATGGCTCAACAGAGGAGGGGCGTGCCATCATCGATGAACAGCGGCGGGAGTTCGACGTCATGCGCCGAGGTGGCGATAGTTGCGGATATGTCTTCTATGTCGCCCGAAAGCATGGTCAAGGCGTCTGCTAG
- a CDS encoding PAS domain-containing protein: MTLNELVDFYRPRLDASPDLGLLLDGHGNVLHANGPLRSLFDEGYTSAQPEGVARQLLDNMRTSERDTAAPVHETRLRMALPDGAGIRQVDWKTLTIPAAEGRLLLAWGRLRTTEGGREMGFTILPNGNISAVSPMLSAICGYAPDELIGRPARQFYYTDTARRRVVSQLLEKKEVENGEVTLRRKDGSPLILWYSAESIRDASGSMVAYSGYFQQRPFVFSSKLANDFARIVDALPGVAWVCGRDLRIVAVNDSYLEAYNRNRNDVIGRTEHDFLPAEQARYLVEAALRVFEEKQELLHPAVPHLLDPAVWFRTVRRPIFDDARQEVIGLLGIAQDISGKVRQENVFMEQLRATESDVVVVTDDQGRILRRSLQTLSPSIFGKREPFEAYTLDMRPVLDLLDVDDLPKVRQALHAALREHREQHIECRIRNLTGSYTTVLARLVFNDTIYGEPRMYVVARDIGGEMELRQASMVIERLKEAARAKTDRELARFLNVSAASISNARKNDRVPPDWIIDTGLRTGRSIDWLVRGMQQDGGCR; encoded by the coding sequence ATGACCCTGAACGAACTCGTCGACTTCTACAGGCCGCGCCTCGATGCCTCGCCTGACCTTGGATTGCTTCTCGACGGGCACGGCAACGTGCTGCACGCGAACGGGCCTCTTCGCAGCCTGTTCGATGAGGGATACACGAGCGCACAGCCTGAAGGCGTGGCGCGGCAATTGCTCGACAACATGAGGACCTCGGAGCGCGACACTGCCGCCCCCGTGCATGAAACACGGCTGCGCATGGCGCTACCCGACGGTGCCGGCATCAGGCAGGTGGACTGGAAGACCCTGACCATTCCCGCTGCGGAAGGACGGCTTCTGCTGGCGTGGGGCAGATTGCGCACCACCGAGGGGGGGCGGGAGATGGGCTTCACCATCCTGCCCAATGGCAACATCAGCGCTGTCAGCCCCATGCTGAGCGCCATCTGCGGCTATGCCCCCGACGAACTCATCGGCAGACCGGCGCGACAGTTCTATTACACGGATACCGCACGGCGGCGCGTCGTCAGCCAATTGCTCGAGAAGAAGGAAGTGGAGAACGGCGAGGTGACGTTGCGCCGCAAGGACGGTTCACCGCTCATCCTCTGGTACAGTGCCGAATCCATCCGGGACGCTTCGGGGTCGATGGTCGCCTACAGCGGTTATTTCCAGCAACGCCCCTTCGTGTTCTCGTCCAAGCTTGCCAACGACTTCGCACGCATCGTCGATGCCCTGCCAGGCGTGGCGTGGGTGTGCGGACGCGACCTGCGCATCGTCGCCGTCAACGACAGCTACCTCGAAGCCTACAACCGTAACCGCAACGACGTCATTGGGCGCACCGAGCATGACTTTCTGCCTGCAGAACAGGCTCGCTATCTGGTGGAGGCGGCGTTGCGAGTGTTCGAAGAGAAACAGGAGTTGCTGCACCCTGCCGTACCCCACCTGCTCGACCCCGCAGTATGGTTCCGCACGGTACGCCGCCCCATCTTCGATGATGCCCGGCAAGAGGTCATCGGGTTGCTTGGCATCGCACAGGACATCTCCGGCAAGGTGCGGCAGGAGAACGTATTCATGGAGCAACTACGCGCGACGGAGTCCGACGTGGTGGTGGTCACCGACGACCAGGGACGCATCCTGCGTCGATCATTGCAGACCCTCTCGCCATCCATTTTCGGCAAGCGCGAACCCTTCGAGGCGTACACCCTCGACATGCGCCCCGTTCTCGACCTGCTCGACGTCGACGACCTGCCCAAGGTGCGGCAGGCGCTCCATGCCGCCTTGCGTGAACATCGCGAACAGCACATCGAATGCCGGATTCGCAATCTGACGGGTTCATATACGACCGTGCTCGCAAGACTCGTATTCAACGACACCATCTATGGCGAACCACGGATGTATGTCGTTGCCCGCGACATCGGCGGCGAGATGGAACTGCGCCAAGCCTCGATGGTCATCGAACGCCTGAAAGAAGCTGCAAGAGCGAAAACAGACAGGGAACTGGCCCGCTTCCTCAATGTCTCTGCCGCGTCCATTTCCAACGCCCGCAAAAACGACCGGGTCCCCCCCGACTGGATCATCGATACAGGCCTTCGCACAGGCCGTTCCATCGACTGGCTGGTACGTGGCATGCAACAGGACGGAGGCTGCCGCTGA
- a CDS encoding DVU1545 family biofilm structural adhesin has translation MSNIRPQSPLHQAAADNGNTITLSVPARTVEQHHSVAGAARILLDFPTDAATIEREGDALVFNFPDGARLVLDGFYTVTDGAELPDFILPDGTSFPGYDFLAAIDAELLPAAGPGAGGGSGAGGGVGEYDDDAGRLVDSVDRLDPLTTTYWDRTTEPRIEDEGVIDPAGGALSITINTTLPDGTISGTLGGFEDNQPGQHLGDATTTPIQLDVAFTPADNEELVSLTLSGFDVGTSLSIGDPSFGGALIVITAPDQSVTLTPGQLAEGIFIRPPEDSSRDMTLTANAVITDPDSGLTDTLSTTVQLVVDAVADRPVLEAETPTPVATEETPVAIHVSGTFTDLDGSERHFIEVRDIPTDWVLGGTLPQGWIIVDPATHLPIATPAHALGENTTYTLCIEVTGDTTAHAGGVNSGDSWAVEADLTFATRDWSDTRHGDGTPRPDGASGTTITVAAIAEESSATDGELTTGNNRAETTTTITVSRTEDRPVIETSADVPGHAAHLEVDETPGLQTGDVAAAGLSATVLGIMTGFGLSADDALSATTGQVRFDLHSDGVNDATPVASPLAGIAWDASQPLGGATLSTSRGGHPVTVGVVTSADGHSVLQGTYVDDAGTTRVAFIATLVADDLAGSGSATVSFIQFEALAHPDGSSADEALNLPFRFTVTDDEGDTASSSVLLTLHDDGPTTAPDSVVFDEARTTGVDGNVLANDSAGSDGYAEGGGVVGFSVTAGGITHSGLVPGDSIVVMNPGTGVPAGTFTLNADGSYVFTRAPGQDIDGTFTVRVDYTVKDGDGDTATGRLDIALKPAPALHLSLTGDTQVYEDAAHGQRVNQAGNAGGSDGWNVSNDGSHDIATYLVQWNNANGAPVAGMTTSGAFSFDVTITGVRQVGSSVGASGVFFDGDTTDNDTMAKTGDVTWAVPDGNGGWRPMHLDLTTDAGKAALKSALNEALDDIYGGKLKVTDVSADGRLTFTVSDGCPLDAPLPIHVAAIDDRLGDSGERYSLQLGNLRPAEGTPSSFDVAISGNRNVSTSIIDEGNSSESDGFRIGLESPTSAQESDGAARITLVLYDRDGNVYEGNEPPIQNIGVYLASSDGTAHVDADYFAATSRWVTPGEWIRVQGQDGHWRWEAKVSVNLADDRNSETDETFTVRLTGVTGHEAMGLAGRDTAQVTIVDDTAPGHTAHLDGPKLAHFGADTVLREPVAPDTGVSFNPDGTHGTPDAPANTVGYTIALTQVAAEDVIVWLKLDTAALGKDFRLGNGIHSADEASALPGYAHRPDGANYYVVVRGGEASAHFSIDILHDHDTAGDGSGQDAATDAVNITIVDMHGSEAVYDPAHPVSTGDVIADDMRGPTVEITTLQTSQAAGSTSDVVVGLRGGVPVNEDVTVKLQLVLSDGSTEDHTLVIRAGETSGTLSLQTPRTGHYHIRVTESTGGETGHDDAFRFVDVHGIGGGGSGHGPVVLAFTASDAIAEDGGQVEYTVTGKLPDGYTPDGQGLTFSLKTFGGSATKGSDFSSGEVSVTLDGTLLEHISNVTDGRFTIRLVPDGSGGVKPVVCDGSGAPLDNVPAGSLHVLGSLPTGIDDRGVEGDESFTTLLTGLGGNVTVAADGSGTSAQTTITDDDRPQVAVTVLDQSGTPVTDATEGQAEHLTVRVSLHDAIGQPLSLDDGPVTFQLTFTGTGVQGKDYVPFTTTVTIPQGGTFSDIRVSLPDDFVSDGDRTFTVKATPVANDPYNGYPAGFIGSGTSEVVTIHEHDNGPTMSLTPASSTTINENGQAADFRFTLNKAVEEDTTATVRVDFGPGLTEADLEGVRIGNGVAGTDGVTRITDASGRVVGWQFDVTVPKGSAGGGAFSIVTRNDYESEGAERFTVSVSGVQGGEVQSVTGTHTVTVNNTNDGPAVYLDTKGDYATAPEGGEAAVHLGMTKTAVADFDVTLKVLDPSVLVPGSHAVLMIKTPGGEFVAHTTGVDIGQDGRLTLTIPAGTSDAKVVFRTADDGIVGPHAPLEVGLVTVSGGEATQRGGVSVSSTFAEETYGSITYQTTGNAVPDGKATTTYTLNGVSFADVRSVRVDGAVVSISQNAAGKTIFTVTSNAGSSISDRITVTFVENANLTSNKANLSVSGVVTVSGLVEIVDTTAHITAADVSLFALAGDGGDTSASGAIHHDALLAGAVDPSPHAQGIGFNADTTSASGIGHAGSGWVVGNDGTLSFSGLEDGDRFTFKTVDLGNTADHDTAHLDVHVVQGVVFDGSSGEHGTGVVVSGSAQDDTITGTDGDDHLYGNAGDDILRGGNGHDVLDGGTGNDTLHVHDTTGDGRITGDDFAGLHGGEGVDTILVEGDGTIIDFTAFAAGIVTGVENIDLTAAGKQEVYLSANDVLHMGGELIISGTEADAVHLADAGTWTAEGTQTIDGMTYNVFAATVNAAGHEEQVHLMVQTIVSTS, from the coding sequence ATGAGCAACATCCGCCCTCAATCCCCCCTGCATCAGGCCGCTGCGGATAATGGAAACACCATCACACTGTCTGTGCCCGCAAGGACTGTCGAGCAACATCACAGTGTCGCCGGGGCTGCACGCATCCTGCTTGATTTTCCGACTGATGCCGCGACCATTGAGCGAGAGGGCGATGCGCTCGTATTCAACTTCCCTGATGGGGCAAGACTCGTTCTAGACGGATTCTATACGGTGACTGACGGAGCAGAACTGCCCGACTTCATTCTTCCTGACGGCACCTCCTTCCCGGGATACGACTTTCTGGCAGCCATAGACGCAGAATTGCTCCCCGCTGCGGGGCCGGGTGCCGGCGGTGGCAGCGGTGCCGGTGGCGGCGTGGGCGAGTACGACGACGATGCCGGACGACTCGTCGACTCTGTCGACAGACTCGACCCCCTGACGACCACATACTGGGACAGGACGACAGAACCACGCATCGAGGACGAAGGCGTGATCGACCCTGCCGGGGGCGCACTCTCCATCACCATCAATACGACTCTGCCGGATGGCACGATATCCGGCACTCTGGGCGGTTTCGAGGACAACCAGCCGGGGCAACACCTCGGCGATGCGACCACGACGCCCATACAGCTTGATGTCGCCTTCACGCCCGCAGACAACGAAGAACTGGTCAGCCTGACGCTGTCCGGGTTCGATGTGGGCACCAGCCTCAGCATCGGCGACCCGTCATTCGGCGGTGCGCTCATCGTCATCACCGCACCCGACCAGTCCGTCACCCTGACCCCGGGGCAGCTTGCCGAAGGCATCTTCATCCGCCCGCCCGAAGACAGTTCACGGGACATGACCCTCACGGCGAACGCCGTCATCACCGACCCCGATTCCGGTCTCACGGACACGCTCTCCACCACCGTGCAACTGGTCGTGGACGCCGTTGCCGACAGGCCCGTACTCGAAGCAGAGACCCCCACCCCCGTAGCGACAGAGGAGACGCCCGTCGCCATCCACGTGTCCGGGACGTTCACCGACCTCGACGGGTCGGAGCGCCACTTCATCGAAGTCCGCGACATCCCGACCGACTGGGTTCTCGGAGGCACCCTGCCGCAAGGCTGGATCATCGTCGACCCTGCGACACATCTGCCCATCGCCACGCCCGCCCATGCACTGGGAGAGAACACCACATACACGCTCTGCATCGAGGTCACGGGCGATACCACGGCACATGCCGGCGGAGTCAACTCCGGCGATTCGTGGGCAGTGGAGGCCGACCTCACCTTCGCCACCCGCGACTGGTCTGACACGCGCCACGGCGACGGCACACCCCGCCCCGACGGGGCCTCGGGCACGACCATCACCGTGGCAGCCATCGCCGAAGAGTCTTCCGCCACTGACGGCGAGTTGACCACGGGCAACAACCGTGCAGAGACGACCACCACCATCACGGTCTCCCGCACTGAAGACAGGCCGGTTATCGAAACCTCGGCAGACGTTCCGGGACACGCCGCGCACCTCGAAGTTGACGAGACGCCCGGCCTCCAGACCGGTGATGTCGCTGCTGCGGGCCTCTCCGCCACTGTCCTTGGCATCATGACCGGGTTCGGCCTCTCTGCCGACGATGCCCTGTCAGCCACGACGGGGCAGGTGCGTTTCGACCTGCACTCCGACGGAGTGAACGACGCAACCCCCGTCGCATCGCCTCTCGCCGGCATCGCATGGGACGCAAGCCAGCCTCTTGGCGGTGCGACACTCTCGACATCCCGTGGGGGGCATCCCGTCACCGTCGGCGTCGTGACGTCTGCCGATGGTCACAGTGTATTGCAGGGAACCTATGTGGACGATGCCGGAACGACGCGTGTAGCGTTCATCGCCACCCTCGTGGCGGACGACCTCGCCGGTAGCGGCAGTGCGACCGTATCGTTCATCCAGTTCGAAGCCCTCGCACACCCCGACGGTTCTTCAGCCGATGAGGCTCTCAACCTGCCCTTCCGGTTCACCGTGACCGACGACGAAGGCGATACCGCCTCCTCATCGGTATTGCTCACCCTGCACGACGACGGGCCAACGACAGCGCCCGACAGCGTCGTCTTCGACGAGGCCCGCACCACAGGCGTGGATGGTAACGTGCTCGCCAACGACAGCGCCGGAAGCGATGGCTATGCCGAAGGGGGCGGCGTGGTCGGGTTCTCCGTCACCGCCGGGGGCATAACCCATTCAGGACTGGTACCGGGCGACTCCATCGTCGTCATGAATCCGGGAACCGGCGTCCCTGCCGGGACGTTCACCCTGAACGCCGACGGCAGCTATGTCTTCACCCGCGCACCGGGGCAGGACATCGACGGCACGTTCACGGTCAGGGTCGACTACACCGTGAAGGACGGTGACGGAGACACCGCCACAGGACGACTCGACATCGCCCTCAAGCCAGCGCCCGCACTCCATCTTTCACTCACCGGCGACACGCAGGTGTACGAGGACGCAGCCCACGGCCAACGGGTCAACCAGGCTGGCAATGCAGGCGGCAGTGACGGCTGGAACGTCAGCAACGACGGCAGCCACGACATCGCCACCTATCTCGTGCAGTGGAACAACGCCAACGGGGCACCCGTGGCTGGCATGACCACATCCGGCGCGTTCAGTTTCGACGTCACCATCACCGGAGTCCGGCAGGTGGGGAGCAGCGTCGGCGCATCGGGAGTGTTCTTCGACGGGGACACCACCGACAACGACACGATGGCGAAGACAGGCGATGTCACGTGGGCCGTCCCCGACGGCAACGGCGGCTGGCGCCCCATGCATCTCGACCTGACCACCGATGCAGGCAAGGCCGCCCTCAAGAGCGCGCTCAACGAGGCCCTCGATGACATCTACGGAGGGAAGCTGAAGGTCACAGACGTGAGTGCCGATGGCAGACTCACCTTCACCGTCTCCGATGGTTGCCCTCTGGACGCCCCCCTGCCCATCCACGTCGCTGCCATCGACGACCGGCTGGGCGACAGTGGCGAACGCTACTCGCTGCAACTCGGCAACCTGCGCCCCGCCGAAGGGACGCCGTCTTCGTTCGATGTGGCCATCTCGGGCAACCGCAACGTGTCCACCTCCATCATCGATGAAGGCAACAGTTCAGAGTCCGACGGATTCCGCATCGGCCTCGAATCGCCCACCTCCGCGCAGGAAAGCGACGGCGCCGCCAGGATAACTCTCGTGCTCTACGACCGGGACGGCAACGTCTACGAGGGCAATGAGCCCCCCATACAGAACATAGGGGTCTATCTCGCCTCATCCGACGGCACGGCCCATGTGGATGCCGACTACTTCGCAGCCACGTCGCGCTGGGTCACCCCCGGCGAATGGATACGGGTGCAGGGGCAGGACGGACACTGGCGCTGGGAGGCCAAAGTCTCGGTCAACCTCGCCGATGACCGCAATTCCGAAACGGACGAGACCTTCACCGTGCGCCTCACCGGGGTGACAGGCCACGAGGCTATGGGGCTTGCAGGACGCGACACGGCACAGGTTACCATCGTCGACGACACGGCCCCCGGTCATACCGCACATCTCGACGGGCCCAAGCTCGCCCATTTCGGGGCCGACACCGTCCTGCGTGAACCCGTGGCACCCGATACGGGGGTCTCGTTCAATCCTGATGGAACCCACGGGACGCCGGACGCCCCCGCCAACACCGTAGGGTACACCATCGCGCTCACGCAGGTCGCCGCCGAAGACGTCATCGTCTGGCTCAAACTCGATACCGCCGCGCTCGGCAAGGATTTTCGCCTCGGCAACGGCATCCACTCCGCCGATGAGGCATCCGCACTGCCCGGTTACGCGCACCGCCCGGACGGGGCCAACTACTATGTCGTCGTGCGTGGAGGAGAGGCTTCGGCCCACTTCTCCATCGACATCCTCCATGACCACGACACGGCAGGAGACGGTTCAGGGCAGGATGCCGCGACCGACGCCGTGAACATCACCATCGTCGACATGCACGGCAGCGAAGCCGTCTACGACCCTGCACACCCCGTGAGCACGGGAGACGTCATCGCAGACGACATGCGCGGCCCCACGGTGGAGATAACGACATTGCAGACCTCACAGGCCGCCGGTTCCACATCCGATGTCGTCGTGGGGCTGCGTGGCGGCGTGCCGGTCAACGAAGACGTCACGGTAAAGCTGCAACTGGTGCTGAGCGACGGCAGCACGGAAGACCACACCCTGGTCATCCGTGCGGGTGAGACCTCCGGCACGCTGTCCTTGCAGACGCCCCGGACGGGGCACTACCATATCCGCGTAACGGAAAGCACCGGAGGTGAAACGGGGCACGACGACGCGTTCAGATTCGTCGACGTGCACGGCATAGGTGGCGGTGGCAGCGGCCACGGCCCCGTCGTGCTGGCCTTCACGGCTTCCGATGCCATCGCCGAAGACGGCGGACAGGTCGAATACACCGTGACGGGCAAACTCCCCGACGGCTACACTCCCGATGGACAGGGGCTGACATTCAGCCTGAAGACCTTCGGCGGCAGTGCGACCAAGGGCAGCGACTTCTCTTCCGGCGAGGTCTCGGTCACGCTCGACGGCACCCTGCTGGAACACATCTCCAACGTCACCGACGGCAGATTCACCATCAGGCTCGTCCCCGATGGCAGCGGTGGTGTAAAGCCCGTCGTCTGCGACGGCAGCGGAGCCCCTCTGGACAACGTGCCGGCCGGAAGCCTCCATGTCCTCGGCTCACTTCCGACAGGCATAGACGACAGGGGTGTAGAAGGCGACGAGAGTTTCACGACGTTGCTGACCGGGCTGGGGGGCAATGTCACCGTCGCCGCCGACGGAAGCGGAACCTCGGCGCAGACCACCATCACCGACGACGACAGACCGCAGGTCGCGGTGACGGTGCTCGACCAGTCAGGCACCCCCGTCACCGATGCTACCGAAGGCCAGGCGGAGCATCTCACCGTCCGTGTGAGCCTGCACGATGCCATCGGGCAGCCCCTCTCCCTCGACGACGGCCCGGTGACCTTCCAGCTCACGTTCACCGGCACCGGCGTGCAGGGAAAGGACTATGTCCCCTTCACGACGACAGTGACCATCCCGCAAGGCGGAACGTTCAGCGACATCAGGGTCTCGTTGCCCGACGACTTCGTCAGCGACGGCGACCGTACCTTCACCGTCAAGGCGACTCCGGTGGCGAACGACCCGTACAACGGCTATCCGGCAGGGTTCATCGGAAGCGGCACCAGCGAGGTCGTGACCATACACGAGCACGATAACGGCCCGACGATGTCACTGACGCCTGCCTCGTCCACGACCATCAACGAGAACGGTCAGGCGGCGGATTTCAGGTTCACGCTCAACAAGGCCGTCGAAGAGGACACCACCGCCACGGTGAGGGTCGACTTCGGCCCGGGTCTCACCGAGGCCGACCTTGAGGGAGTGCGTATCGGCAACGGAGTGGCGGGCACCGACGGCGTCACCCGCATCACCGACGCCAGCGGGCGGGTCGTGGGCTGGCAGTTCGACGTGACCGTTCCCAAGGGCAGTGCTGGCGGCGGGGCCTTCAGCATCGTCACCCGAAACGACTACGAGTCGGAGGGGGCCGAACGTTTCACCGTCTCCGTCTCCGGCGTGCAGGGGGGGGAAGTCCAGTCCGTCACGGGTACGCACACGGTCACGGTGAACAACACCAACGACGGCCCTGCTGTCTACCTTGATACCAAGGGAGACTACGCCACCGCCCCCGAAGGCGGCGAGGCGGCCGTGCATCTCGGCATGACGAAGACCGCCGTGGCCGACTTCGATGTGACGCTCAAGGTGCTCGACCCGTCTGTCCTCGTGCCCGGTTCACATGCCGTGCTGATGATCAAGACCCCCGGCGGAGAATTCGTCGCCCATACGACAGGGGTGGACATCGGCCAGGACGGCAGGCTTACGCTCACCATCCCCGCCGGGACATCCGACGCGAAGGTGGTGTTTCGCACTGCCGACGACGGCATCGTGGGCCCCCATGCCCCGCTGGAGGTCGGCCTTGTGACCGTGTCAGGCGGGGAGGCGACCCAGCGGGGAGGCGTCTCGGTCTCTTCGACGTTCGCTGAAGAGACTTACGGTTCCATCACGTACCAGACCACCGGCAACGCCGTCCCCGACGGCAAGGCGACGACAACCTACACGCTGAACGGTGTATCCTTCGCCGATGTGCGTTCCGTGCGTGTCGACGGGGCAGTGGTCTCCATCAGCCAGAATGCGGCGGGCAAGACCATATTCACCGTCACCAGCAACGCGGGAAGCAGCATCTCCGACCGCATCACCGTCACGTTCGTGGAGAATGCCAACCTCACGTCGAACAAGGCCAACCTGTCCGTCTCCGGCGTGGTGACCGTCAGCGGCCTCGTCGAAATCGTCGACACGACGGCCCACATCACGGCCGCCGATGTCAGCCTCTTCGCCCTCGCAGGCGATGGAGGCGACACTTCGGCAAGCGGGGCTATCCATCATGATGCGCTCCTTGCCGGGGCCGTCGACCCATCACCACACGCACAGGGGATTGGCTTCAATGCCGACACAACATCGGCCTCCGGTATCGGGCACGCAGGTTCGGGCTGGGTGGTCGGCAATGACGGAACCCTGAGCTTCAGCGGCCTTGAAGACGGCGACAGATTCACCTTCAAGACAGTCGACCTCGGCAACACCGCAGACCACGATACGGCCCACCTCGACGTGCACGTGGTGCAGGGGGTCGTCTTCGACGGATCCTCGGGCGAGCATGGGACTGGAGTCGTCGTTTCCGGTTCGGCACAGGATGATACCATCACCGGCACAGATGGCGACGACCACCTCTACGGCAACGCTGGAGACGACATCCTGCGGGGAGGCAACGGCCATGACGTGCTTGACGGGGGCACCGGCAACGACACCCTGCACGTGCACGACACCACGGGCGACGGACGCATTACGGGTGACGACTTCGCCGGACTGCATGGAGGTGAAGGGGTTGATACCATCCTCGTCGAGGGTGATGGCACGATCATCGACTTCACCGCCTTCGCGGCAGGCATCGTGACTGGCGTGGAGAACATCGACCTGACAGCCGCCGGAAAGCAGGAGGTGTATCTCTCGGCCAACGACGTGCTGCACATGGGCGGCGAACTGATCATCAGCGGTACCGAAGCCGACGCCGTCCACCTTGCCGACGCCGGAACGTGGACGGCCGAGGGCACGCAGACCATCGACGGAATGACCTACAATGTCTTTGCCGCCACCGTTAACGCGGCAGGACATGAAGAACAGGTACACCTGATGGTGCAGACCATCGTGTCCACCTCATAG
- a CDS encoding OmpP1/FadL family transporter, whose protein sequence is MRKVLLVLCLALCPLQAWAAGYGVYEWSARGNALGGAMVARDADPSSVAYNPAAITDLEGAQIQMGATAIAPTAKMTSNTPGKRDAEFSDSIWGLPTFYYTQQLSDNYWFGFGMFSRVGLGTDYKDTDTWPGRYNCSYAAIHSVSLNPNLAMKLTDELSVAFGLDATYLRFMYDTTISPVDVMQQIDADGWAYGLNLGARYKPYDWLAFGVAWRSEMQLTVNGNVDFTQKGAVPAPAARDVRGTEPIPESITFGVMVKPFDKLSLEVDAVWTRWSAYNTLVINYDPALYGKSSVSAEKNWKNTWRLQFGAEYALTDSIDLRAGYVYDQTPVDDAHEDYAVPCSDRQIATTGIGWKINEAWVLDASYSYLWMTDREYEARSGGIYDSTREDAHAHMAGLSLTYKF, encoded by the coding sequence ATGCGGAAAGTTCTTCTCGTGTTGTGTCTGGCCTTGTGTCCGTTGCAGGCATGGGCTGCCGGCTACGGCGTCTATGAGTGGAGTGCACGTGGCAACGCGCTTGGCGGTGCCATGGTCGCCCGGGACGCCGACCCCTCGTCTGTCGCCTACAACCCTGCCGCCATCACCGACCTTGAGGGTGCGCAGATCCAGATGGGGGCCACAGCCATCGCCCCTACGGCGAAGATGACCTCCAATACGCCCGGCAAGCGTGATGCCGAGTTCTCCGACTCCATCTGGGGGCTGCCCACCTTCTACTACACGCAGCAGCTTTCGGATAACTACTGGTTCGGTTTCGGCATGTTCTCGCGTGTTGGCCTCGGCACCGACTACAAGGACACCGATACATGGCCGGGGCGCTATAACTGTTCATACGCCGCCATCCATTCGGTGTCGCTCAACCCCAACCTTGCCATGAAACTCACTGATGAGCTTTCCGTGGCATTCGGCCTTGATGCGACCTACCTGCGATTCATGTACGACACCACTATTTCTCCTGTCGATGTCATGCAGCAGATAGACGCCGACGGTTGGGCCTACGGCCTCAACCTCGGTGCCCGCTACAAGCCCTACGACTGGCTGGCTTTCGGTGTGGCGTGGCGTAGCGAGATGCAACTCACGGTCAACGGCAACGTCGACTTCACGCAAAAGGGCGCTGTTCCCGCTCCTGCCGCTCGCGACGTACGCGGTACGGAACCCATACCCGAAAGCATCACCTTTGGTGTGATGGTGAAGCCTTTCGACAAGCTGAGCCTTGAAGTCGACGCCGTGTGGACGCGCTGGAGTGCCTACAACACACTCGTCATCAATTATGATCCCGCCCTGTACGGCAAATCGAGTGTTTCGGCGGAGAAGAACTGGAAGAACACATGGCGTTTGCAGTTCGGTGCCGAATATGCCCTCACCGACAGCATCGACCTGCGCGCAGGCTACGTGTACGACCAGACCCCTGTCGATGACGCGCATGAGGATTACGCCGTGCCCTGTTCCGACAGGCAGATTGCCACCACCGGTATCGGCTGGAAGATCAACGAAGCATGGGTGCTCGACGCCTCCTACAGCTATCTCTGGATGACCGACCGAGAGTACGAGGCCCGTTCCGGTGGCATCTACGACTCCACCCGCGAGGATGCGCATGCGCACATGGCGGGGTTGAGCCTTACCTACAAGTTCTAG